The Sesamum indicum cultivar Zhongzhi No. 13 linkage group LG6, S_indicum_v1.0, whole genome shotgun sequence genome has a segment encoding these proteins:
- the LOC105163937 gene encoding LOB domain-containing protein 12 has product MGGGSSPCASCKLLRRRCAKDCIFAPYFPPDDPHKFAIVHKVFGASNVSKMLQELPVHQRGDAVNSLVYEANARMRDPVYGCVGAISYLQNQVSQLQMQLAVAQAEILCIQMQQEQSPAAMVGLPPPPQDEKSSLLLATNNFNNLQQCFGFASTSSNVMQDPLKRESLWT; this is encoded by the exons ATGGGAGGAGGAAGTTCGCCCTGCGCTTCCTGCAAATTGCTGAGGCGCCGTTGTGCAAAGGACTGCATTTTCGCCCCTTACTTCCCTCCCGACGACCCTCATAAGTTCGCCATCGTTCACAAGGTCTTCGGTGCTAGCAACGTCAGCAAGATGTTGCAG GAGCTTCCAGTGCATCAACGAGGAGACGCGGTGAACAGTCTAGTGTACGAGGCGAACGCAAGGATGAGGGACCCCGTGTACGGGTGCGTAGGCGCGATATCGTACTTGCAGAATCAAGTCTCGCAGCTGCAGATGCAACTGGCGGTGGCTCAAGCGGAGATACTCTGCATTCAGATGCAGCAAGAACAGTCTCCGGCGGCCATGGTCGGCCTCCCTCCGCCACCTCAAGATGAGAAATCATCTCTTCTCTTAGCCACTAATAACTTCAATAACCTTCAACAATGCTTTGGCTTTGCTTCAACTTCGAGCAATGTAATGCAGGATCCTCTCAAGAGAGAGTCCCTTTGGACTTGA
- the LOC105163997 gene encoding uncharacterized protein LOC105163997, translated as MSNSPSLQQQISLFRSRIQSRSFDDVTVRILETILVSKDVQSLIGVRSALTQFMRDECLLIVREIREESVEIKLLCADFLIHVFAIIGDVESCLALRYEALTLREQKATTYPELQVDCKEWFTFAEQSVENGFHSIANQACEKALMCSKANHVANPKMDDVFNDMHAIRKIERVKDAALFTISSQSVQAQAALYLRQRELEQSTPQLVSSIEAQSSGSSRFRSGIRKHNMRKLHHCRCL; from the exons ATGTCCAACTCTCCTTCACTCCAGCAACAAATTTCCCTCTTTCGCTCTCGAATCCAAAGCCGAAG CTTTGATGATGTAACTGTTCGAATTCTGGAAACGATTTTGGTCTCCAAGGATGTGCAGTCGTTGATTGGAGTCAGATCGGCCTTGACACAGTTCATGAGAGATGAATGTCTTCTTATTGTTCGAGAAATTAGAGAAGAATCTGTTGAGATTAAGCTTCTGTGTGCTGATTTTCTGATTCATGTTTTTGCTATAATTGGTGACGTTGAG AGTTGCTTGGCCTTGAGATATGAAGCATTAACTCTGCGAGAACAGAAAGCAACCACTTACCCTGAGCTTCAAGTTGATTGTAAAGAATGGTTCACCTTTGCTGAGCAATCTGTTGAGAATGGATTCCATTCCATTGCAAACCAG GCATGTGAAAAGGCACTCATGTGCTCTAAGGCAAATCATGTGGCTAACCCCAAAATGGATGATGTCTTCAATGATATGCATGCTATCAGGAAAATCGAAAGAGTGAAGGATGCTGCTCTATTTACAATTTCTTCACAATCTG TCCAGGCGCAGGCAGCACTGTACCTAAGGCAAAGAGAACTCGAGCAGAGCACACCACAATTGGTCAGCTCCATTGAAGCACAAAGTTCTGGAAGCTCTCGGTTTAGAAGCGGGATCAGAAAGCACAACATGCGGAAATTGCATCACTGCCGATGTTTATAA